One part of the Cottoperca gobio chromosome 14, fCotGob3.1, whole genome shotgun sequence genome encodes these proteins:
- the serpinf1 gene encoding pigment epithelium-derived factor, protein MKRTTFLLVFGVILSFSQAQLDTGGEETGGEEEHVELFTTPATKMGAATSDFGYNLFRALASQEAATNVFLAPISVSAALTQLSMGGSEQAQRQLFRALRYHTLQDPQLHNTLKDLLASVRTPGKGLSTAARIYLSRRLRPKQDFFGLVEQQYGVRPKALSGGPKDVTEINNWVSQETGGKVQRLLTKPLPRNSGVNTVSAAYFKGKWVTRFGQSGAMENFQVDGGVPVRIPMMQQDNYPVKMGADSDLSCTIVQIQMQDDVSMFVFLPDEVTSNMTLLEESLTAEFVQDLSMTLLPAQVFLSLPALRLSYSTDLLPLLSDLGLSDWLADTDLDKISTQSAKLASLNHKVAMETVPEGNQYPSAASSAHLSYRVDRPFLYLIRDESSGALLFIGRVVNPKDLMI, encoded by the exons ATGAAGAGAACAACTTTCCTGCTGGTGTTCGGAGTCATCCTGAGCTTCTCTCAGGCTCAG TTGGACACAGGAGGCGAGGAGACgggtggagaggaggaacaTGTGGAGCTTTTCACCACACCGGCGACTAAGATGGGCGCCGCCACCTCGGACTTTGGTTACAACCTGTTCCGCGCTCTGGCGAGCCAAGAAGCCGCAACCAACGTCTTTCTGGCCCCCATCAGTGTGTCTGCAGCGCTGACGCAGCTCTCCATGG GAGGGTCTGAGCAAGCTCAAAGGCAGCTGTTCAGGGCCCTGAGGTACCACACCCTGCAGGACCCTCAGCTACACAACACCCTGAAAGACCTGCTGGCCTCGGTCAGGACACCCGGAAAAGGCCTGAGTACTGCTGCACGCATCTACCTGTCACGAC gACTTCGTCCTAAGCAGGACTTCTTCGGGCTCGTCGAGCAGCAGTATGGAGTTCGTCCCAAGGCACTGTCGGGAGGACCCAAAGATGTGACAGAAATCAACAACTGGGTGTCTCAGGAGACCGGCGGGAAGGTACAGCGCCTCCTGACCAAGCCCCTCCCCCGAAACTCTGGAGTGAACACTGTGAGTGCCGCCTACTTTAAAG GGAAGTGGGTGACTCGGTTCGGTCAAAGTGGAGCAATGGAGAACTTCCAAGTGGACGGTGGGGTACCTGTCCGcattcccatgatgcaacaggATAACTATCCCGTGAAGATGGGTGCGGACTCAGATTTGAGCTGCACG ATCGTTCAGATCCAGATGCAGGACGACGTCAGCATGTTTGTCTTCCTGCCCGATGAGGTGACCTCCAACATGACGCTGCTGGAGGAAAGTCTGACCGCCGAGTTCGTCCAGGACCTCTCCATGACGCTGCTTCCTGCCCAGGTGTTCCTCTCCCTGCCCGCCCTGAGGCTCAGCTACTCCACAGACCTGCTACCGCTGCTCAGCGACCTGG GTCTCTCTGATTGGCTAGCGGACACCGACCTGGACAAGATCTCGACTCAGTCCGCCAAGCTGGCAAGCCTCAATCACAAGGTCGCCATGGAGACAGTGCCCGAGGGGAACCAGTACCCAAGCGCCGCCTCATCGGCTCACCTGTCCTACCGAGTGGACCGCCCCTTCCTCTACCTGATCCGGGACGAGTCGTCGGGGGCGCTGCTCTTCATCGGCAGGGTGGTCAACCCCAAGGACCTGAtgatataa